A window from Gammaproteobacteria bacterium encodes these proteins:
- the rluD gene encoding 23S rRNA pseudouridine(1911/1915/1917) synthase RluD yields MNQQIELAGELSPEQCNLRLDQAMAELFSEYSRSRLKEWIVNGNVVVDGEVMTKARTKMRGDETIAVNVTIELDERWIAQDIELNIVYEDEHLLVINKAAGLVVHPGAGNPDGTVLNALLHHCPDIEQVPRCGIVHRLDKDTTGLMVIAKTIATQTKLVRMIQKRAVTREYEAIAIGKMTAGGIVEAPIARHPTKRTHMAVDPMGKEAVTRYRIAEKFRGHTRLRLRLETGRTHQIRVHMSYLRHALLGDPVYGGRPRPLKNSSDELMTAMRSFKRQALHAVKLQLIHPITGEQMRWQAPIPQDMVDMTECLREDTLNNPDFY; encoded by the coding sequence GCTATGGCCGAGCTATTTAGTGAGTATTCTCGCAGTCGATTAAAAGAATGGATTGTAAATGGTAATGTCGTAGTCGATGGTGAAGTAATGACCAAGGCGCGAACTAAAATGCGCGGCGATGAAACTATTGCAGTGAATGTTACTATCGAATTAGACGAACGCTGGATTGCGCAAGATATTGAACTTAATATCGTCTATGAAGATGAACATCTACTAGTGATTAACAAAGCGGCCGGATTAGTCGTACATCCCGGTGCAGGTAATCCTGACGGCACAGTATTAAATGCGTTATTGCATCATTGTCCTGATATTGAGCAAGTACCTCGTTGTGGTATTGTTCACCGTCTTGACAAAGATACGACGGGTCTGATGGTGATTGCCAAAACAATTGCGACGCAAACCAAGCTAGTACGGATGATCCAAAAGCGTGCGGTAACGCGTGAATACGAAGCCATCGCGATTGGAAAAATGACTGCCGGTGGCATTGTTGAAGCACCTATTGCACGTCATCCAACCAAACGAACTCATATGGCGGTTGACCCAATGGGTAAAGAAGCCGTTACCCGTTACCGTATCGCCGAAAAGTTTAGAGGCCATACCCGTTTACGCTTACGCCTAGAAACAGGCCGTACTCACCAAATTCGCGTTCATATGTCTTACTTACGCCATGCGTTATTAGGTGATCCGGTTTATGGTGGTCGTCCTCGTCCATTGAAAAATTCATCAGATGAGCTAATGACCGCAATGCGTAGTTTTAAACGCCAAGCGTTGCACGCGGTAAAACTGCAATTGATTCACCCAATCACCGGTGAGCAAATGAGATGGCAGGCGCCAATACCGCAAGATATGGTCGATATGACCGAATGTCTGCGCGAAGATACGCTTAACAATCCTGATTTTTACTAA